CCGGATAATATCGTAATCCCGGTCCTCTGCAATTACAAAACCGTGGATGTTAAAGAGTTCCGCCAGGAGCTCCGCCCCCTCTTTTGTATCCCCGATTTTAATTAAGGCTTCCTGAAGCTTTTCTTCGGTTTCCGGATCCAGGGAATCACTGATGGTTACACTGATGTTCGGGATTTTCTCCGTATGACCAAGAACCCGGGTTTCTACCAAGGCATTGGGAAAATCCTCTTGATACCGTTCCCTTGCATCCACAAAGGTTACCGCTGCATCCACATCACCGCTTAAGAGTAGTTGAAGGGATTGATCATGGCCTCCGCTGTAAAGATAACTTATATCCTCTTCCATATCAATTCCCTGATCATAGAGATGGGCTCCGGGAAATAAATAACCGGAAGTGGAGGATGGGTCCACAAAGGCTACGGTTTTTCCGTAAAGATCTTCAAAACTTTCAATGTCCGAGTCTTCCCTTACTAAAAATTGGGATTGATAACTACTTTCCCCGCTGGCATTTAATACCGTCAGGGCTACCCTTGCATCACTTTCCCCATTGGCAAGAGCGTAAGCGAAGGGTGGAATGAAACCGAAGTCCACCTGTCCGGAACCCAGTCCCTCCACCACTCCCACATAGTTTGTTGCGGTAAAGGCTTCCACGGTTATTCCCATCTCCCGGGAAATCATTTCCTCTAAGGGCTCCAGGGACTCAATCAGTTGTTCTCCATCCCTCATGGGTACAAAACCCATGGTCAACACTTCTTCCTCCTCAGAACACCCGGTGAACAATATCGTTGCTGCCAGTACAATTATAATGATTCTTAACGTCGCTTTTTTCATAGCTGATCCCTCCTATTTTGTTTGCTGCTATTATCATAATCGCTTTTCCCCCAGCCCGCAATATGGTTTTTATTATTTCGCTAATCGTATCGGTATAATAAATGGTTATTTATAAATCATATTGTTTGCTTCAAAAAAACAACCGATCAATAATACGTTGATCGGTTGTTGCTCTCTTTCCCTTTATAAAGCGGTATAATATTCCACCACCAGATGGTCATTGACTTCCACAGGAATTTCTTCCCGGTCGGGACTTTTTGTTAAGCTTGCGGTGAAACTTTCCACATCCCGGGAAATATAGGAGGGGTGGGACTTAAGTTCCCGGAAATTACTATTAAAACTTTCAATGTCTCTAGAGCTTTCCTTCAGGGTAACCTGGTCTCCAATACTTACCCGATGGGAGGGCCGGTCCACTCGCTTACCGTTTAGCTGAATGTGTCGATGTACTACCATTTGTCTTGCTTGACGGATGGAACTTGCAAAACCCATACGATATACCATATTATCCAGTCGGGTCTCTAATAATCGAACCAATTGATCACCGGTAATATCCGCGCTTTTCTTCGCTTCATCCATGTATCTTCGCATTTGTTTTTCCAGCACGCCATAGTAGGCTTTTAACCGTTGTTTTTGCAGAAGTTGCTCTCCGTAGGTGGAAAGTTTTTTATCTCCCCGGCCCATGCCCTTTCTATATCGATCCATTGCTTTAGGATGCCCGTATATGTTTACCCCTAAGCGTCGGGATTCTTTGAATCTGGGATTTAAATTTCTTGCCATTTTCTAACCTCCTTTCAATATTATATGATAACGAATATCATTTTCAGTACTCCCAGTATAACGAAATTTTACCCCTTTGTAAAGTCCCGGGAAAGAAAATCACAAATAAAAAACCGGAGCTTCATTTAGAATACTCCGGTCATATCCACCAGGCTATTTAATGATCTTTGATCTTCAAGCCTTAATTATCCTTTATCTCTAAGCCTTAATCCTCGGTTAACTTCAGTTTTGCCAACTGATCCGCAAGACCGGTATTGATCGGTTCTTCCTTTTCTTTTTCCTGTTTCTTCAAAAACTTTTGCACCTCTCCCTTAGAGGCTTGGGCTCCCTTTTCCTTTTTCCGATTTTGAAAGGCCGACAGTTTTTCCCGGTGCCCGCAGGGACAGGTGAAAATCTGACCTTCTCCCTGTCCTCGGAGTTCCATTTTTTTGTGACAGTTGGGACATCGGGCATTGGTAGCCTTTGCCACATTTTTACGATACCCGCATTCCCGGTCCCGGCAAACCAGCATCTTTCCCCGTTTCCCCTTGACTTCCAAAAGGTATTTGTCACATTCAGGACAGCGGTTTCCCGTAATATTATCGTGTTTGAAGGTGGCACTGCTGCTTTTAACATCTTTTACCACAATTTTGGTATACGCTTTCATTTCCGATACAAAATCCTTTTTCGAAAGTTTTCCTGCGGCAATATCCGAAAGCTTCTGCTCCCAGTTCGCTGTCAGGTCCGGGGCCTTTAGATCCTTGGGCACCAGACTCAGAAGCTGTTTTCCCTTGGCGGTGATTCGGATATCCTTGCCTTTTTTCTCAATTAAAAAGGTGTTGAACAGTTTATCGATAATATCTCCCCGGGTGGCTACGGTTCCCAGGCCGCCGGTTTCCGACAAGGCCTTTTCCAGCTTTTTCCCGGTGCCGGTGAGATATTTTTTAGGGTTTTCCATGGCGGAGAGCAACGTACCCTCATTGAAAAATCCCGGAGGGGTGGTCTTTCCTTCGGTAATTTGAAGACTCTTTATCCCTAAATCCTCACCCTTTTTAAATTCCGGCAACTGTTGGTCCTCCTGGTCCTCGGAGTCCTCCCTCTTATCCATATCTTTTTCTATAGATCTCCACCCGGGAGA
The window above is part of the Isachenkonia alkalipeptolytica genome. Proteins encoded here:
- the rpsD gene encoding 30S ribosomal protein S4 yields the protein MARNLNPRFKESRRLGVNIYGHPKAMDRYRKGMGRGDKKLSTYGEQLLQKQRLKAYYGVLEKQMRRYMDEAKKSADITGDQLVRLLETRLDNMVYRMGFASSIRQARQMVVHRHIQLNGKRVDRPSHRVSIGDQVTLKESSRDIESFNSNFRELKSHPSYISRDVESFTASLTKSPDREEIPVEVNDHLVVEYYTAL
- a CDS encoding phosphate/phosphite/phosphonate ABC transporter substrate-binding protein, with translation MKKATLRIIIIVLAATILFTGCSEEEEVLTMGFVPMRDGEQLIESLEPLEEMISREMGITVEAFTATNYVGVVEGLGSGQVDFGFIPPFAYALANGESDARVALTVLNASGESSYQSQFLVREDSDIESFEDLYGKTVAFVDPSSTSGYLFPGAHLYDQGIDMEEDISYLYSGGHDQSLQLLLSGDVDAAVTFVDARERYQEDFPNALVETRVLGHTEKIPNISVTISDSLDPETEEKLQEALIKIGDTKEGAELLAELFNIHGFVIAEDRDYDIIRDTAKIMNVDLSNQ